One part of the Sorangiineae bacterium MSr11954 genome encodes these proteins:
- a CDS encoding prephenate dehydrogenase/arogenate dehydrogenase family protein yields MTRVALVGYGRFGRAFANLVTESGFSVRAYDPYVSVPDGMRAESVADVVAGADLVVLAAPVPVMPSAVSAVAPHVRPDQLVMDVGSVKVRPVAALEAGLGARIPWVGTHPLFGPLSLTLAERPLRVVVCPTALHPGAARRARAFYEGLGCVIVEQSAEEHDMAMARTHALAFFIAKGVIDADQALADDPPPFVPPSFQGLARTMQAVRADAGHLYRALQRDNPFAADVRQALIEALVHADRTLASEQASPGQATEGPESLTIPDLGQRSPELQEARTHIDALDRELTALLARRAELSARAGRAKRALGHGVLDANREAEVMAQRRRWAEEQGLDPAAVDDVFQAILRLSRSVQRRGD; encoded by the coding sequence ATGACCCGGGTGGCGCTGGTCGGCTACGGTCGCTTCGGACGCGCGTTCGCCAACTTGGTGACCGAGAGCGGCTTCTCCGTGCGCGCGTACGATCCCTATGTCAGCGTGCCCGATGGGATGCGCGCCGAGTCGGTGGCGGACGTGGTCGCCGGCGCCGATCTGGTGGTCCTCGCGGCGCCCGTTCCGGTGATGCCCAGCGCGGTGTCCGCGGTAGCGCCGCACGTGCGCCCCGATCAGCTGGTGATGGACGTGGGCAGCGTCAAGGTGCGGCCGGTCGCGGCCTTGGAAGCGGGGCTCGGGGCGCGCATTCCTTGGGTGGGCACGCACCCCTTGTTCGGCCCCCTCAGCCTGACCTTGGCCGAGCGCCCGCTGCGGGTGGTGGTGTGCCCCACCGCCTTGCACCCCGGCGCCGCCCGCCGCGCGCGCGCCTTTTACGAGGGACTCGGCTGCGTCATCGTCGAGCAGTCGGCCGAGGAGCACGACATGGCCATGGCGCGCACGCACGCGCTGGCGTTCTTCATCGCCAAGGGCGTGATCGACGCGGACCAAGCGCTCGCCGACGATCCCCCGCCCTTCGTGCCGCCCTCGTTTCAAGGTCTCGCCCGCACCATGCAAGCGGTGCGCGCCGACGCCGGTCACCTCTATCGCGCGCTCCAGCGCGACAACCCCTTCGCCGCCGACGTGCGGCAGGCGCTCATCGAAGCGCTGGTGCACGCCGACCGAACCCTGGCGAGCGAGCAAGCGTCCCCCGGACAAGCGACGGAGGGCCCCGAGTCGCTCACCATCCCCGATCTCGGCCAGCGCTCCCCCGAGCTGCAAGAGGCGCGCACCCACATCGACGCGCTCGATCGCGAGCTCACGGCGCTGCTCGCGCGGCGGGCGGAGCTCTCGGCGCGCGCGGGGCGGGCCAAGCGTGCGCTCGGCCACGGCGTGCTGGACGCCAACCGCGAGGCGGAGGTGATGGCCCAAAGGCGGCGCTGGGCCGAGGAGCAGGGCCTCGATCCCGCTGCGGTAGACGACGTATTTCAGGCCATCTTGCGGTTGTCACGCAGCGTGCAACGGCGGGGTGACTGA
- a CDS encoding glycosyltransferase family 39 protein, with amino-acid sequence MSSEQEIQGDREETSSPESGPAPVPSPSSSPSSMPPQAPEADARQEQNERKENDAKGEQDAKDELHNDANDANDATSSADDDEVELLAKGNPLRLARGGITAAIGSVIAFLLMAHNGQLRLGVPLGFVAIAIASWGLMDLLGTFDDAEERVAHTTTLSALTRPLVQVGAMGLLFGLALMGGQSGLSKQWLWGILVTAAFIALVASIFELGRQLGPWRTDELGAERPLLQRHGFWLMVAAAGLYLPFLGSFSLWDPWETHYGEVAREILARDDWISLWWASDGWFWSKPVLNFWIQSLAMATLGTHYQPGEMLMGPAGQALAHPEWVVRTPNFLMTAVAMYLIYKGVAKVFGRRAGLLGGLVLATMPDWYFLAHQTMTDMPFVAAMTAAMGLLLIGLHTSDEDILRAYEIKAGKLAFRVTGWHLVFGIILATVVPQILYLLSRNLELVLHGDGPHGFLAHLDQFRSGSGGGNCGMPGNEACNLTNPASIPKSVGPHPEGFVPSLVRFFGGFEPSLQGLLWSVITGALLYINWGERRTKRMYYLAAWYCAALATMAKGPAGFALPVICALAYVCTKKHWGEFLKLEILSGLLIIALVTLPWWVAMYVRHGSPFIDQLFFHHMFNRTFHHVHDTNEGDDTSFRFYVWQLGYALFPWTGLAPLGLLWWLRRSDSADRGKGDASVFLVMWFIFTFALFSFMGTKFHHYIFPAVPPVAMLIGIALRDMMGDAKVAPKTNRAAYFLPLAGLVIVLVVAVTQAFKGSLSGGTSTGINVAALVLGLALTAVWVVRGLLPKPAEDAPRERASEPAAPAEVSRETDEGEAKDDASSEPARAHRTEHEALMLSAAAFAAALVTGLVARDLAIKETTDQPGAIRLLQLFTYNYRRPWPDDIDFTAVLTSFGIVAAALALLLSVRAIRQHAVMAFTAFAVVWAVWGLDVYMVETAPHWGQHEVIQAYYDNRGSAEEPLVAYQMNWKGENFYTSNKVPAFISSGSTFTTWIRQQRDKGVRVMYFVTEHSRTGGLKSEVGARAYREVTDKHLCNKFVLVRAEF; translated from the coding sequence ATGAGCAGCGAACAAGAAATCCAAGGGGATCGCGAGGAAACGTCCAGCCCCGAGAGCGGCCCTGCGCCCGTGCCCTCGCCTTCGTCCTCTCCCTCGTCCATGCCCCCGCAGGCCCCCGAGGCCGATGCGCGGCAAGAGCAGAACGAGCGGAAAGAAAACGACGCGAAGGGCGAGCAGGACGCGAAAGACGAGCTGCACAACGACGCGAACGACGCGAACGACGCCACGTCCTCGGCCGACGACGACGAGGTCGAGCTCCTCGCCAAAGGCAATCCGCTGCGGCTCGCGCGCGGCGGCATCACGGCCGCCATCGGCAGCGTGATCGCGTTTCTCTTGATGGCCCACAACGGCCAGCTTCGCCTCGGGGTACCGCTCGGCTTCGTAGCCATCGCCATCGCCTCGTGGGGGCTGATGGATCTCCTCGGCACCTTCGACGACGCCGAAGAACGGGTCGCGCACACCACCACGCTCTCCGCGCTCACGCGCCCCCTCGTGCAAGTGGGCGCCATGGGGCTGCTCTTCGGGCTCGCGCTCATGGGCGGGCAGAGCGGCCTGTCGAAGCAGTGGCTCTGGGGCATCCTCGTCACCGCCGCCTTCATCGCCTTGGTGGCGTCCATCTTCGAGCTGGGACGGCAGCTCGGACCGTGGAGAACCGACGAGCTGGGCGCCGAGCGCCCCCTGCTCCAGCGCCATGGCTTTTGGCTCATGGTGGCCGCCGCCGGCCTCTATTTGCCATTCCTCGGCAGCTTCTCGCTCTGGGATCCATGGGAAACGCACTATGGCGAGGTGGCGCGCGAGATCCTCGCCCGCGATGATTGGATATCGCTCTGGTGGGCGTCCGATGGTTGGTTTTGGTCCAAGCCGGTCCTGAATTTCTGGATTCAGTCGCTCGCCATGGCCACGCTGGGGACGCATTACCAGCCGGGCGAGATGCTCATGGGCCCCGCGGGGCAAGCGCTCGCGCACCCCGAGTGGGTCGTGCGTACGCCCAATTTTCTGATGACCGCCGTCGCGATGTACCTGATCTACAAGGGTGTCGCGAAGGTGTTCGGCCGGCGCGCGGGGCTGCTCGGCGGGCTGGTGCTCGCCACGATGCCCGACTGGTATTTCCTCGCGCACCAGACGATGACCGACATGCCCTTCGTGGCCGCGATGACCGCCGCCATGGGCCTCTTGCTCATCGGTCTCCACACGAGCGACGAGGACATCCTGCGCGCGTACGAGATCAAAGCCGGAAAGCTCGCGTTTCGAGTGACCGGATGGCACCTCGTCTTCGGGATCATCCTCGCGACCGTCGTCCCGCAAATCCTCTATTTGCTCTCGCGCAACCTGGAGCTCGTGCTCCACGGCGACGGTCCCCACGGCTTCCTCGCGCACCTCGATCAATTCCGGAGCGGGTCGGGCGGCGGCAACTGCGGAATGCCGGGCAATGAAGCCTGCAATCTGACCAATCCGGCCAGCATCCCCAAATCCGTGGGCCCCCACCCCGAAGGGTTCGTCCCCTCGCTCGTGCGGTTCTTCGGCGGGTTCGAGCCGTCCCTTCAAGGGCTTCTGTGGAGCGTCATCACCGGCGCCCTCCTCTACATCAATTGGGGCGAGCGGCGCACCAAGCGCATGTACTACCTCGCGGCCTGGTATTGCGCCGCGCTGGCGACGATGGCAAAGGGCCCGGCCGGCTTTGCGCTGCCCGTGATTTGCGCGCTGGCGTACGTGTGCACGAAGAAGCACTGGGGCGAGTTCTTGAAGCTCGAGATCCTGAGCGGGCTCCTCATCATCGCGCTGGTCACGCTCCCCTGGTGGGTCGCGATGTACGTGCGCCACGGCTCGCCGTTCATCGACCAGCTCTTCTTCCATCATATGTTCAACCGCACGTTCCACCACGTGCACGACACGAACGAAGGCGACGACACGAGCTTCCGCTTCTACGTCTGGCAGCTCGGCTACGCGCTCTTCCCATGGACGGGGCTCGCGCCCTTGGGCCTCCTCTGGTGGCTCCGCCGAAGCGACTCGGCCGACCGCGGCAAGGGCGACGCCTCGGTCTTCCTCGTCATGTGGTTCATCTTCACCTTCGCCCTGTTCTCGTTCATGGGGACGAAGTTCCACCACTACATCTTCCCCGCCGTGCCGCCGGTGGCCATGCTGATCGGCATCGCGCTCCGCGATATGATGGGCGACGCCAAGGTCGCGCCCAAAACGAACCGCGCCGCGTACTTCCTCCCCCTGGCCGGCCTCGTCATCGTGCTGGTGGTCGCGGTCACGCAAGCCTTCAAGGGCTCCCTCTCGGGCGGCACGTCGACCGGCATCAATGTGGCCGCCCTCGTGCTCGGCCTGGCGCTCACCGCGGTCTGGGTCGTGCGCGGCCTCCTGCCGAAGCCCGCGGAAGACGCGCCGCGCGAGCGCGCATCCGAGCCGGCCGCTCCCGCGGAGGTCTCGCGTGAGACCGACGAGGGCGAGGCCAAAGACGATGCATCGTCCGAGCCGGCGCGGGCGCACCGCACGGAGCACGAGGCGCTGATGCTCAGCGCGGCGGCCTTTGCGGCGGCGCTGGTCACCGGATTGGTGGCGCGCGATCTCGCCATCAAAGAGACGACCGACCAACCTGGCGCCATCCGGCTCCTGCAGCTCTTTACGTACAACTACCGGCGTCCCTGGCCGGACGACATCGACTTTACGGCCGTCCTCACCTCCTTTGGAATCGTCGCGGCGGCGCTGGCGCTGCTCCTTTCGGTGCGCGCCATCCGGCAGCACGCGGTCATGGCGTTCACGGCCTTCGCCGTCGTTTGGGCCGTGTGGGGTCTCGATGTCTACATGGTCGAGACAGCGCCGCACTGGGGGCAGCACGAGGTGATCCAGGCGTACTACGACAACCGCGGATCGGCCGAGGAGCCGCTGGTGGCGTATCAGATGAATTGGAAGGGCGAGAACTTCTACACGTCCAACAAAGTGCCCGCCTTCATCTCGTCGGGCAGCAC